A DNA window from Fervidobacterium sp. contains the following coding sequences:
- a CDS encoding transcription repressor NadR: MDRKQEILEILKRSKVPVKGKELAERLGVSRQIIVSDISQLREEGFKIVSTRDGYVIDSGGRVRRIVAVKHSAEEIYDELKTIVENGGKVIDVIVEHPVYGEIIGRIDVSTLDDVEKFMTILKSSNTKPLLEISGGIHLHTIEAPDEDTMQKILRAIEKYRLK; the protein is encoded by the coding sequence ATGGATAGGAAGCAAGAAATATTGGAAATATTGAAAAGATCAAAAGTACCGGTTAAAGGGAAAGAACTTGCCGAAAGACTTGGCGTAAGTCGCCAAATAATTGTTTCAGATATATCGCAACTAAGGGAAGAAGGATTTAAGATAGTATCTACAAGAGATGGTTACGTTATTGATTCTGGCGGCAGGGTTAGGAGAATTGTTGCTGTAAAACACTCAGCAGAAGAGATATACGATGAACTGAAGACTATTGTTGAAAATGGTGGAAAAGTTATAGATGTTATCGTCGAACACCCTGTTTACGGTGAAATAATTGGGAGAATAGATGTTTCAACGTTAGATGATGTCGAGAAATTTATGACAATTCTTAAGTCTTCTAACACGAAACCCCTGTTAGAAATCTCCGGTGGAATACATCTTCACACAATAGAAGCACCAGACGAGGATACAATGCAAAAAATATTGAGAGCTATAGAAAAGTATAGGTTAAAGTAA
- a CDS encoding cysteine hydrolase: MEALLIVDLQNDFAKPNGALYFPGAEHVIPPIIELVKEFKNKTLPIIYTRDWHEDNDYEFEIWGVHCLRNTFGSEIVDELKEEIVGYKNAFEIKKSRYSAFYGTDLENLLGELKIDKVHVGGLVTHICVLFTVEELRNRGIEVIVHSNCVNSFDKSMHEFALKEMRDVLLAKVL, translated from the coding sequence ATGGAAGCTTTGTTGATCGTAGATTTGCAAAATGATTTTGCAAAGCCTAATGGGGCACTTTATTTCCCGGGTGCAGAGCATGTTATACCACCGATTATAGAGCTTGTCAAGGAATTTAAAAATAAAACTCTGCCAATAATTTACACAAGAGATTGGCATGAAGATAATGATTACGAGTTTGAGATATGGGGTGTGCATTGTTTGCGTAATACGTTTGGTAGTGAAATTGTAGATGAACTAAAAGAGGAAATAGTGGGATATAAAAATGCGTTTGAAATTAAGAAAAGTCGATACTCCGCTTTTTATGGTACAGACCTTGAGAACCTACTTGGAGAACTCAAGATAGATAAAGTACACGTTGGAGGACTTGTTACGCATATATGCGTACTTTTCACTGTTGAGGAATTGAGAAATAGAGGTATAGAAGTAATTGTTCATTCCAATTGTGTAAATAGTTTTGATAAATCCATGCATGAATTTGCTCTTAAGGAAATGAGAGATGTTTTACTTGCGAAAGTATTATGA